A genomic segment from Microbulbifer elongatus encodes:
- a CDS encoding IS30 family transposase, which produces MKYQQITREERYTIAAYRAQGLSVTDIAELTGRHRSTLYREFQRNSCHRTDGGYRPSKADSRTRGRRRRSRRNRHYSERHFKLVRALLRKKYSPEQIVGYIRRHKLMKRRLSHETIYQYIWRNKKNGGNLWTHLRQASKQRRKRYKAYDSRGRLADKRHITDRPKSVETRRYKGHWEIDTVHGRGSNHCIVTLLERKTGFVMIGKLKNKSTYELNKKTVRLINRDPRNIKTITADNGTEFHQYKKIEDCCAVKFYFATPYHSWERGSNEHVNGLIRQYLPKDHSMEDITQQQCDAIAMKLNSRPRKRFGYKTPEEMYYGR; this is translated from the coding sequence ATGAAGTATCAACAGATCACCAGAGAAGAAAGATACACGATTGCGGCCTACCGTGCACAAGGTCTTTCCGTCACCGATATCGCCGAGTTGACTGGGCGCCACAGGAGTACCCTCTATAGGGAGTTCCAACGTAACAGCTGCCACCGAACCGATGGCGGTTATAGACCGAGTAAGGCCGACAGTCGTACTCGAGGGCGACGCAGACGATCACGTCGTAATAGGCACTATTCTGAACGCCACTTTAAGCTTGTGCGAGCGTTACTTCGGAAGAAGTACAGCCCAGAGCAAATAGTCGGTTACATACGCAGACATAAATTGATGAAACGCCGGTTAAGCCACGAAACTATCTACCAGTATATCTGGAGAAATAAGAAGAATGGCGGCAACTTATGGACGCATTTACGCCAAGCCTCAAAACAGCGTCGAAAGCGCTACAAAGCCTATGACAGCAGGGGGAGACTTGCGGATAAGCGGCACATCACAGACCGACCTAAAAGTGTAGAGACCAGGCGTTACAAGGGCCATTGGGAAATTGACACTGTTCACGGCCGGGGCAGCAACCACTGCATTGTTACATTGCTGGAGCGTAAAACGGGGTTTGTGATGATTGGGAAGCTCAAAAATAAATCAACCTATGAGCTGAACAAGAAAACAGTACGGTTAATTAATCGTGATCCGAGAAATATTAAAACTATAACCGCTGACAATGGTACTGAATTCCACCAATATAAGAAGATTGAGGACTGCTGTGCAGTAAAATTCTATTTTGCCACCCCGTACCACTCCTGGGAGCGAGGAAGCAATGAGCATGTCAACGGGTTAATCAGGCAATACCTTCCGAAGGATCACAGCATGGAAGACATTACACAGCAGCAATGTGACGCTATTGCAATGAAATTAAATAGCCGCCCCAGAAAGCGGTTCGGCTACAAAACCCCAGAAGAGATGTACTATGGAAGATAA
- a CDS encoding FxsA family protein, giving the protein MRPLLLLFIILPILEMWVLISVGEEIGALPTIGLVFFTAVVGLALLKRQGISTVMRAQQKMQMGELPAKEMAEGIFLAVGGVLLLTPGFITDVFGFICLIPGIRQLVLGRLLSHVVVVHGSHTGYQQPGGQGADPRSGSAGHEGKGPRNVIGGDYKREDPGSEHKSD; this is encoded by the coding sequence ATGCGACCCTTACTGCTGTTGTTCATTATTCTACCCATTCTTGAAATGTGGGTGTTGATCAGTGTTGGCGAGGAAATCGGCGCACTGCCTACCATCGGTCTGGTGTTTTTCACCGCGGTCGTTGGGCTGGCACTACTCAAGCGCCAGGGAATTTCTACCGTGATGCGGGCTCAGCAGAAGATGCAGATGGGGGAGCTGCCCGCTAAAGAAATGGCAGAAGGTATCTTCCTCGCCGTCGGTGGCGTGCTATTGCTGACCCCGGGTTTCATTACCGATGTTTTTGGGTTCATCTGCCTGATTCCTGGTATTCGTCAATTGGTACTCGGGCGTCTTCTCAGCCATGTAGTGGTGGTGCACGGGTCCCATACGGGCTACCAGCAGCCCGGCGGACAGGGTGCGGATCCCCGTTCAGGGAGTGCTGGCCATGAAGGGAAAGGACCTCGCAATGTGATCGGGGGAGATTACAAGCGCGAAGACCCGGGCTCAGAGCATAAATCTGACTGA
- a CDS encoding DUF481 domain-containing protein, with translation MLSVVPRFSPITPLFSALFSRKSTLTLLACSAAALQAQAGVLSLSNGDRIYGELVLVEKDNVVWNSETFGEITVEKGKILSLETDKDLKIAGRDEPCALAGHRQEQWELYCDEGSGWVMDFPAIDRAEPYVNFVGNPIIFHGNVAASGVFEEGNREREDWDINANFDIRNGDFHHIIGTQYQNQNNPEIDDLEKYRLSYDLRWIFAEKWFAAGNSSLVHEEARNIDLTTTLGLGLGYLFFDTDKSALSIQGGVSSLKDEYIDPSLNTTGDSRYAAGRSAWNYRYKFDVGPEIYYNQELLQSFESSDDYQSTAEIGVRTPLVKGILMEVKYAWQYDNTPSIDSEKQDTKMTVGVGYSW, from the coding sequence GTGCTGTCTGTTGTCCCCCGATTTTCTCCGATTACTCCACTGTTTTCCGCACTTTTTTCCCGAAAGAGTACCCTGACTCTGCTGGCCTGCAGTGCGGCCGCGCTGCAAGCCCAGGCCGGTGTACTCAGCCTGTCCAACGGCGACCGAATTTACGGTGAGCTGGTGCTAGTGGAGAAAGATAACGTGGTCTGGAATTCCGAGACCTTCGGTGAGATCACCGTGGAAAAAGGCAAGATCCTGTCTCTGGAAACCGACAAGGACCTCAAGATCGCCGGGCGCGATGAACCCTGCGCATTGGCGGGCCACCGTCAGGAGCAGTGGGAACTCTACTGTGATGAAGGCTCTGGGTGGGTAATGGATTTCCCCGCCATTGACCGCGCAGAGCCCTACGTCAACTTCGTCGGAAACCCGATTATCTTTCACGGCAATGTGGCAGCGTCCGGGGTTTTTGAAGAAGGTAACCGCGAGCGGGAAGACTGGGATATTAATGCCAACTTCGATATACGCAACGGAGATTTCCACCACATTATCGGTACCCAGTATCAGAACCAGAACAACCCGGAAATCGATGATCTGGAAAAATACCGCCTGAGCTACGATCTGCGGTGGATTTTTGCGGAAAAATGGTTTGCCGCGGGAAACAGCTCCCTGGTCCACGAAGAAGCGCGCAACATAGACCTGACCACAACCCTTGGTCTCGGTCTCGGTTATCTGTTTTTTGATACCGATAAGTCGGCCTTGTCCATTCAGGGCGGTGTGAGCAGTCTGAAGGACGAGTATATTGACCCCAGTCTCAATACCACCGGGGACTCGCGTTATGCTGCGGGTCGCTCCGCCTGGAACTATCGCTATAAATTTGATGTGGGCCCCGAGATCTATTACAACCAGGAACTGCTGCAGTCATTCGAGTCCAGTGATGACTACCAGAGTACGGCGGAGATCGGCGTTCGCACGCCATTGGTCAAAGGTATCCTGATGGAAGTGAAGTACGCTTGGCAGTACGACAATACGCCATCGATCGATAGCGAAAAACAGGACACCAAAATGACGGTTGGCGTGGGTTACTCCTGGTAA
- a CDS encoding S41 family peptidase — protein sequence MRTLKKIVIGYVLFNLVLAGLFLSAGGLQMLAKPKIPPIESTTSLAADLKYFQQIVLANEKGITPQQATEFTQIIERASSPQTVDELTLIVLRALSIFDNAHTTALTTKMYRLPVRFHWTANGLIIVKARPDYSTLLGHRIVTLGGKTPEALLPKSAILTGGGTESWRKYRSEFLFSAPSALALLGSRIDDGAVQIQTESPDKVHTTIRLRAEADLKPGDPFWEFRNAFPEDEHFETDGWVSALSKTEDLPLYLQETEKLHLLRDMPSHDAIYVRMNASFADKNESLEHFEQRIIDLANADNAKNVIVDFRFNRGGDYTKALPIVRTIADTVPANGRIYLIVGPNTFSAGIIAASQFKHLAPEKLVVVGSEVGDKLRFRAEGFYPKLPTSGVQLYLTKGWTDLANGCGWFDDCWPPNKLLISEIGQLEIDIPAENTWESYLAGEDLVIEAVIEHIENQRSLAKVSATL from the coding sequence GGTGGGCTACAAATGCTCGCCAAACCCAAGATCCCACCAATAGAATCAACCACATCGCTCGCCGCCGACCTCAAGTATTTTCAACAGATCGTCCTCGCAAACGAAAAAGGTATTACCCCACAGCAAGCGACTGAATTTACCCAGATTATAGAGCGTGCGTCTTCACCGCAGACAGTAGATGAGCTTACTCTGATCGTTTTACGAGCACTTTCCATTTTCGACAATGCGCATACCACCGCACTGACAACAAAAATGTACCGGCTTCCAGTACGCTTTCACTGGACAGCCAATGGACTGATTATCGTAAAAGCACGCCCAGACTACAGCACACTCCTCGGGCACCGCATTGTGACACTCGGCGGAAAAACACCGGAAGCACTTCTGCCCAAAAGCGCCATTCTGACCGGTGGCGGCACCGAAAGCTGGCGCAAGTACCGCAGCGAGTTTCTGTTTTCCGCACCCAGTGCACTCGCGCTACTCGGATCCCGGATTGATGACGGCGCCGTACAAATCCAAACTGAGAGCCCCGACAAGGTCCACACCACCATTCGGCTCCGTGCAGAGGCAGACCTGAAACCCGGAGACCCGTTCTGGGAATTTCGCAACGCCTTCCCTGAAGATGAACATTTTGAAACCGATGGCTGGGTATCAGCCCTGAGTAAAACCGAGGATCTCCCGCTCTATCTTCAGGAAACCGAGAAACTGCACCTGTTACGTGACATGCCTTCCCACGACGCAATCTATGTACGAATGAATGCCAGCTTCGCGGATAAAAACGAGTCCTTAGAGCACTTTGAACAGAGAATTATCGATCTAGCCAACGCCGACAACGCGAAGAATGTTATCGTAGATTTCAGATTTAACCGTGGAGGTGACTACACAAAGGCATTACCAATTGTCCGCACCATCGCGGATACAGTACCGGCAAATGGTCGCATATACCTCATTGTCGGCCCCAATACATTTTCTGCAGGCATCATTGCGGCAAGCCAATTCAAGCACCTTGCACCTGAAAAGCTCGTAGTAGTCGGAAGCGAAGTAGGTGACAAATTACGCTTCCGCGCTGAAGGCTTCTACCCTAAATTACCAACCTCCGGCGTTCAGCTGTATCTCACCAAAGGCTGGACAGACCTGGCTAACGGCTGTGGATGGTTTGACGATTGCTGGCCACCAAACAAACTACTAATCAGCGAAATTGGTCAACTAGAGATTGACATCCCCGCTGAAAACACCTGGGAATCCTACCTGGCAGGAGAGGATCTCGTTATTGAAGCTGTAATTGAGCATATAGAAAATCAGCGCTCTCTTGCAAAGGTATCGGCGACGCTTTGA
- a CDS encoding integron integrase, translating to MRAKEAHGFCSCFPNGLHEIAKPFVYQRFSLSHSLHTSHRLLNLALTRFIYRYTVYKNSYGEQFMDNIRKRVPVRPVRLLDTLRLHMREAGLAYTTERTYIHWIKRFILFHNKRHPQDMGVPDVELFLTHLSEERDCSVGTQRIVLNALVYLYTRFLDIELKDLSFTQAKRPRRLPVVYSREEVASILSHLSGPGRLRVQLLYGSGLRSAEMLSLRVKDIDFGSNNIYVRSGKGNKDRTTILPQGLVADLRRQIERVRILHEQDMADGIGNVYLPDALARKYPKAASELGWQYLFPASQTGPCPRTGEVRRHHLHPTALAKQIRRAVKAAGIRKPARAHAFRHSFATHLLESGYDLRTIQELLGHSDISITEIYTHVVNRGSKGVLSPMDSLDHGLSIHPHAGNPAGHEITEPAPVYQIAC from the coding sequence ATGCGAGCAAAAGAAGCCCATGGCTTTTGTTCTTGTTTTCCAAATGGCTTGCATGAAATAGCCAAACCCTTTGTATATCAAAGGTTTAGCCTATCTCATTCCCTGCACACAAGCCATAGGCTTCTGAATCTGGCGTTGACGCGGTTTATTTACAGATATACTGTATATAAAAACAGTTACGGTGAGCAATTTATGGACAACATTAGAAAACGTGTACCGGTGCGCCCTGTTCGACTTTTAGACACTCTTCGGTTGCACATGCGTGAAGCCGGTCTCGCCTATACGACTGAACGTACTTACATCCACTGGATTAAGCGATTCATTCTGTTTCACAACAAACGGCACCCCCAGGATATGGGCGTTCCAGACGTGGAGTTATTTCTTACCCATTTGTCGGAGGAGCGGGACTGTTCCGTAGGTACCCAGCGAATCGTTTTGAACGCGCTGGTATATCTGTACACTCGCTTTCTGGATATCGAACTAAAGGATCTTTCTTTCACGCAAGCGAAACGTCCTCGCCGCCTTCCTGTGGTTTACAGTCGCGAAGAAGTTGCCTCGATCTTATCGCATCTTTCTGGACCTGGGCGATTGCGGGTGCAGTTGCTATATGGATCAGGCTTGCGCTCGGCTGAGATGCTCTCTCTTCGGGTGAAAGATATTGATTTTGGCAGCAATAATATTTATGTGCGCAGCGGTAAAGGAAATAAGGACCGTACGACGATATTGCCACAGGGGCTTGTCGCAGACCTGCGCCGCCAAATTGAGCGTGTACGCATTCTCCACGAACAGGACATGGCCGATGGTATCGGCAATGTTTATCTTCCCGATGCGCTTGCGCGGAAGTATCCCAAGGCGGCCAGTGAGCTTGGGTGGCAATACCTGTTCCCGGCATCTCAGACTGGTCCTTGCCCGCGCACTGGCGAAGTACGCCGGCATCACCTTCATCCAACAGCATTGGCCAAGCAAATCCGCCGTGCGGTAAAGGCCGCCGGGATCCGCAAGCCGGCAAGAGCACACGCCTTCCGGCACAGTTTTGCCACGCACTTGCTTGAATCGGGGTATGACCTGCGGACGATTCAAGAGCTGTTGGGCCATTCTGATATCAGCATTACCGAGATCTATACCCACGTAGTTAACCGTGGGAGCAAAGGCGTTTTGAGCCCGATGGATTCCCTCGATCATGGCCTTTCAATCCACCCTCATGCCGGGAATCCAGCTGGTCATGAGATAACCGAACCAGCACCGGTGTATCAGATTGCCTGCTGA
- a CDS encoding IS110 family RNA-guided transposase, translating to MREMATKGVNVGADIGKAFLDIYIHERDRYWQIDNTKTAINKWIKAIRRFKVERVVLEATGRYERLFYEQLVEVGIPVVIVNPLKVRRYAGAAGVLAKTDKVDAKLIAEFGAVMQPKVMPPESKIQRQIKDLLVRRRQLMTMRTMEKNRGKIMPKCLQADYRRHIKFLEKEIERVDEKLDKAIKAEELWRSKREQLESVPGVGKLLATTLIAELPELGNLSPKEIAALVGVAPFNRDSGSLRGKRRIRGGRAPVRTILYMATLSSTIHNPMIREFYKRLVNQGKHKKVALTACMRKMIVILNAMVRDGTYWGESDLKLAA from the coding sequence ATGCGCGAAATGGCTACAAAAGGGGTAAACGTCGGTGCAGATATTGGGAAGGCTTTTCTTGATATCTACATCCACGAGCGAGACCGGTATTGGCAAATTGATAACACCAAAACCGCGATCAATAAATGGATCAAGGCGATACGCCGGTTCAAGGTCGAAAGGGTCGTGCTAGAAGCGACCGGCCGGTATGAACGCCTGTTTTATGAGCAACTCGTTGAAGTTGGCATTCCTGTCGTAATTGTGAATCCGTTAAAGGTGCGACGCTACGCGGGAGCCGCAGGGGTTCTCGCCAAGACAGACAAGGTTGACGCGAAGCTCATCGCAGAGTTTGGTGCAGTGATGCAGCCTAAGGTTATGCCTCCAGAATCAAAAATACAGCGTCAAATCAAAGACTTACTGGTTAGACGGCGGCAGCTTATGACCATGCGCACGATGGAGAAAAACAGAGGAAAGATAATGCCCAAGTGCCTTCAAGCTGATTACCGCCGCCATATTAAATTCCTGGAAAAGGAAATCGAGAGAGTCGACGAAAAGCTCGATAAAGCAATCAAAGCCGAGGAGCTTTGGCGCTCCAAGCGCGAACAGCTCGAATCGGTTCCTGGGGTAGGTAAATTACTGGCGACTACGCTAATAGCGGAACTGCCGGAGCTGGGTAACCTAAGCCCCAAGGAGATCGCAGCGCTCGTCGGCGTAGCACCTTTCAACAGAGATAGTGGGTCTCTCAGGGGGAAGCGTCGAATAAGAGGTGGCAGAGCACCTGTTCGAACGATTCTCTATATGGCCACCCTTTCATCGACGATTCACAATCCGATGATCCGAGAGTTTTATAAGCGGCTCGTGAACCAGGGCAAACATAAAAAAGTCGCCCTGACGGCCTGCATGCGAAAGATGATCGTGATACTAAATGCCATGGTGAGAGACGGTACTTACTGGGGAGAAAGCGACCTCAAGTTGGCAGCTTGA
- a CDS encoding co-chaperone GroES: MKIRPLHDRVVVRRKEEEQKTAGGIVLPGAAKEKPNQGEVVAVGEGKQLENGDVRALSVKVGDTVVFGRYADSNTLKVDGEELIIMSEGDIYGVLEG; encoded by the coding sequence ATGAAAATTCGTCCTTTACACGACCGTGTAGTCGTACGCCGTAAGGAAGAAGAACAGAAAACTGCAGGCGGTATTGTTCTGCCGGGCGCAGCGAAAGAAAAGCCGAATCAGGGCGAAGTGGTTGCCGTGGGCGAAGGCAAGCAGCTGGAGAACGGCGACGTTCGCGCACTGTCCGTAAAAGTCGGTGACACCGTAGTATTCGGCCGTTACGCCGACAGCAACACCCTCAAGGTGGACGGCGAAGAGCTGATCATCATGAGCGAAGGCGACATCTACGGCGTACTGGAAGGCTAA
- the groL gene encoding chaperonin GroEL (60 kDa chaperone family; promotes refolding of misfolded polypeptides especially under stressful conditions; forms two stacked rings of heptamers to form a barrel-shaped 14mer; ends can be capped by GroES; misfolded proteins enter the barrel where they are refolded when GroES binds), producing MAAKDVKFGDDARQKMLNGVNILADAVKTTLGPKGRNVVLDKAFGAPTVTKDGVSVAKEIELKDKFENMGAQMVKEVASKASDTAGDGTTTATVLAQAIVTEGLKSVAAGFNPMDLKRGIDKAVAAAVEHIAGLSTPCEDSKSIAQVGTISANSDQQVGTIIAEAMEKVGKEGVITVEEGSGLENELDVVEGMQFDRGYLSPYFITNQENMTAELDSPFILLVDKKISNIRDLLPLLEQVAKASKPLLIIAEDVEGEALATLVVNSMRGIVKVAAVKAPGFGDRRKAMLQDIAILTGGTVISEEVGLELESTTLEHLGTAKRVTLSKENTVIVDGAGDVADIEARVKQIRAQIEESSSDYDKEKLQERVAKLAGGVAVIKVGAATEVEMKEKKARVEDALHATRAAVEEGVVPGGGTALVRATQAIKVTGDNEDQNHGIAAALRAMEMPLRQIVTNAGDEASVVVDKVKQGEGNFGYNAGTGEYGDMLEMGILDPAKVTRSALQAAASIAGLMITTEAMVAEIPEEKPAAPDMGGMGGMGGMGGMM from the coding sequence ATGGCAGCAAAAGACGTTAAATTTGGTGATGACGCTCGCCAGAAAATGCTGAACGGCGTAAACATCCTGGCAGACGCGGTAAAAACCACTCTGGGCCCGAAAGGCCGCAATGTGGTTCTGGACAAAGCTTTCGGCGCGCCAACCGTAACCAAAGACGGTGTATCCGTAGCCAAAGAGATCGAGCTGAAAGACAAGTTCGAGAACATGGGTGCACAGATGGTAAAAGAAGTCGCCTCCAAGGCTTCTGACACCGCCGGTGACGGTACCACCACCGCAACCGTACTGGCCCAGGCCATCGTCACCGAAGGCCTCAAGTCTGTCGCCGCCGGTTTCAACCCGATGGACCTGAAACGCGGTATCGACAAAGCCGTAGCTGCGGCGGTTGAGCACATCGCTGGCCTGTCCACCCCCTGTGAAGACAGCAAGTCTATTGCCCAGGTCGGCACCATCTCTGCCAACAGCGACCAGCAGGTGGGCACCATCATCGCGGAAGCGATGGAGAAAGTGGGCAAAGAAGGCGTAATCACTGTTGAAGAAGGTTCCGGCCTGGAAAACGAGCTGGACGTTGTAGAAGGTATGCAGTTCGATCGCGGCTACCTGTCTCCGTACTTCATTACCAACCAGGAAAACATGACTGCGGAACTGGACAGCCCGTTCATCCTGCTGGTTGACAAGAAAATCTCCAACATCCGCGACCTGCTGCCTCTGCTGGAGCAGGTAGCCAAGGCTTCCAAGCCGCTGCTGATCATCGCCGAAGACGTAGAAGGCGAAGCGCTGGCCACCCTGGTTGTCAACAGCATGCGCGGTATCGTAAAAGTTGCCGCGGTTAAAGCACCGGGCTTCGGCGATCGTCGCAAAGCCATGCTGCAGGATATCGCAATCCTGACCGGCGGCACCGTGATCTCCGAAGAAGTTGGCCTGGAACTGGAATCCACCACTCTGGAGCACCTGGGTACTGCCAAGCGCGTTACCCTGTCCAAAGAGAACACCGTGATCGTAGATGGTGCTGGTGACGTAGCCGATATCGAAGCGCGAGTGAAGCAGATCCGCGCACAGATCGAAGAGTCCTCTTCCGATTACGACAAAGAGAAGCTGCAGGAGCGCGTTGCCAAACTGGCTGGCGGTGTTGCAGTGATCAAGGTTGGCGCAGCCACCGAAGTCGAAATGAAAGAGAAGAAGGCCCGCGTTGAAGACGCCCTGCACGCAACCCGCGCTGCTGTAGAAGAGGGTGTTGTTCCTGGCGGTGGTACCGCTCTGGTACGCGCCACCCAGGCGATCAAGGTAACCGGCGACAATGAAGACCAGAACCACGGTATCGCTGCTGCACTGCGTGCGATGGAAATGCCGCTGCGTCAGATCGTAACCAACGCCGGTGACGAAGCGTCCGTTGTCGTGGACAAAGTGAAGCAAGGCGAAGGCAACTTCGGCTACAACGCCGGTACCGGTGAGTACGGCGACATGCTGGAAATGGGTATCCTGGATCCCGCCAAGGTGACCCGCTCCGCGCTGCAGGCCGCGGCCTCCATCGCTGGCCTGATGATCACCACTGAAGCCATGGTTGCAGAAATCCCGGAAGAGAAGCCGGCTGCGCCTGACATGGGTGGCATGGGCGGAATGGGTGGTATGGGCGGCATGATGTAA
- a CDS encoding SDR family oxidoreductase — protein sequence MNVEKSVVAITGAGQGLGRSMAVYLAQRGARLALLDLNQERLDESVAACEAAGAEARSYVVDVSREEAVDHCFEAITADFGTLDVLVNNAGIMRDGMLLKVKDGKVTDRMSLAQWQSVIDVNLTGVFLCTRAAAGIMAEKGSGGVIINISSVSRAGNMGQTNYSASKAGVATMTVTWAKELARYGVRVAAIAPGFIGTEMVAQMRPEILESLVKQVPLRRIGEPEEIASTVSFIIENDYLTGRVVEIDGGARM from the coding sequence ATGAATGTAGAAAAAAGCGTTGTAGCCATTACCGGAGCGGGCCAGGGTCTTGGGCGCTCCATGGCGGTGTATCTCGCCCAGCGCGGTGCGCGGTTGGCGCTGCTCGATCTGAATCAAGAGCGTCTCGATGAGAGTGTCGCCGCCTGTGAGGCCGCGGGGGCGGAGGCCAGAAGTTACGTGGTGGATGTCTCCCGTGAAGAAGCAGTGGACCACTGCTTTGAGGCGATCACTGCGGATTTCGGCACGCTGGATGTCCTGGTGAATAACGCCGGTATTATGCGTGACGGCATGCTGCTGAAGGTGAAAGACGGCAAGGTGACCGATCGCATGTCACTGGCCCAGTGGCAGTCGGTGATCGATGTGAACCTGACCGGTGTATTCCTTTGCACCCGTGCTGCCGCTGGGATCATGGCGGAGAAGGGAAGCGGTGGCGTGATCATCAATATTTCCAGTGTATCCCGGGCTGGCAATATGGGGCAGACCAACTATTCCGCATCCAAGGCCGGTGTTGCGACGATGACCGTTACCTGGGCGAAAGAGTTGGCACGGTACGGGGTGCGGGTTGCCGCGATCGCGCCGGGCTTTATCGGCACCGAAATGGTGGCACAGATGCGCCCGGAAATTCTGGAAAGCCTCGTCAAACAGGTGCCCCTGCGTCGAATCGGCGAGCCGGAGGAGATTGCCAGTACCGTTTCTTTCATCATTGAAAACGACTATCTGACTGGGCGAGTGGTGGAAATTGACGGCGGCGCCCGCATGTAA
- a CDS encoding MGMT family protein: MQKPTSTDNDATTRIFLALARVPQGRVVTYGKLAELAGLPRAARLVGHTLRKLPGDTTLPWHRVINAQGKISLPPPGSQRQKERLEAEGVVLISGKVDLARYGWPQADEL, encoded by the coding sequence GTGCAGAAACCTACATCAACTGACAATGATGCCACAACTCGCATCTTTCTTGCACTCGCGCGGGTACCGCAGGGACGGGTGGTCACCTACGGAAAACTGGCGGAATTGGCCGGGTTACCACGTGCAGCGAGGCTCGTCGGCCACACCTTGAGGAAACTGCCCGGGGATACCACCCTGCCGTGGCACCGGGTGATCAACGCCCAGGGGAAAATCTCCCTCCCCCCGCCGGGTTCGCAACGTCAGAAGGAGCGCCTTGAAGCGGAAGGGGTGGTGTTGATTAGCGGAAAAGTGGATCTGGCCCGATATGGGTGGCCGCAGGCCGATGAACTCTAG
- a CDS encoding DUF2750 domain-containing protein yields the protein MFQDSATTIENYERFVRRVIESGEVWGIKHPDGTWATSESNEFEETLVYVFWSDKSYAKRHCKEVWSDSVPSLIGLDSFIDNWLRGMHTDGHLVGPNWDAHLFGLEVEPVELAQRLIESDS from the coding sequence ATGTTCCAAGATTCAGCTACGACAATAGAAAATTACGAAAGATTTGTTCGGAGAGTTATAGAGTCAGGTGAAGTATGGGGTATTAAACACCCAGATGGCACTTGGGCTACTAGCGAGTCAAATGAGTTTGAAGAAACGCTCGTCTACGTATTTTGGTCAGATAAGTCCTACGCAAAAAGGCATTGCAAAGAGGTTTGGAGTGATTCCGTACCATCTTTGATTGGGTTGGATAGTTTTATCGATAATTGGCTTAGAGGGATGCATACTGATGGCCACTTGGTCGGCCCGAATTGGGATGCGCATCTTTTCGGTTTGGAGGTGGAGCCCGTCGAGCTGGCCCAACGACTAATAGAGTCAGACAGTTAA